The genomic segment GAGCAGGAACTCGCCGATGGAGGGGTCCAGTGTGAAGCCGTGCACCCCGTTGCCAGTCGTGTACACCAGCATGGTCGAGGGACCGTAGATGATGTAGCCCGAGGCAACCTGCCGGTTGCCGGGCTGCAGGCAGTCCTCGGGCGTGCCCCGCGCCGCGTCCGAGATCTTGCGATGAATCGAGAAGATGGTGCCGATCGAGACGTTGGCCTCGATGTTCGAGGAGCCGTCCAGCGGGTCATAGAGCAGTGCGTAGCGCCCGGTGGGGAACTGCTCCGGGATGGGCAGGATCTCCTCTGACTCCTCCGAGGCCATGCAGCACAGGTGGCCGCCGTGGTCCAGCGCCTTGAAGATCACTTCGTGCGCATAGACGTCCAGCTTCTTCACCGTCTCGCCGTGAATATTGGTGGCTTCCGTCGAGCCCAGGATATCCACCAGGCCCGCCTTGCTCACTTCCCGCACGATCAGCTTGGCCGCCAGCGCGATCTCGTACAGGATGTTGCTGAATGCGCCCGTCGCCTCCGGGAACTTCCGCTCCTGCTCGATGATGAAGCGTTCGATCGTTATCACAGAGCTCCGCATCACTCGTCACCTCCGGGTAGATCGTGACGTCTGGGCTCGAGCGGCTCCTTCAGCCGCCCTCACCCGCCTCTGCCCTGCGCGCTTCGACTTCGAACGGATTGGCAGTATAACCGTGCCTCAGGTGATTCCACAGATAGAGCAGCGGA from the Gemmatimonadota bacterium genome contains:
- a CDS encoding fructose-1,6-bisphosphatase, coding for MRSSVITIERFIIEQERKFPEATGAFSNILYEIALAAKLIVREVSKAGLVDILGSTEATNIHGETVKKLDVYAHEVIFKALDHGGHLCCMASEESEEILPIPEQFPTGRYALLYDPLDGSSNIEANVSIGTIFSIHRKISDAARGTPEDCLQPGNRQVASGYIIYGPSTMLVYTTGNGVHGFTLDPSIGEFLLSHPHIRIPVPGERIYSVNEGNYGRWSEAQRALVDHLKAVDGKNAKP